In one Candidatus Polarisedimenticolaceae bacterium genomic region, the following are encoded:
- a CDS encoding NDP-sugar synthase, whose product MKAMLLAAGIGERMLPLTQTVPKPLIPVLGRPLAPQIIARLAAEGIEEAVVNVHHLPDELRHALGDGRLLGLNALDFSVESERLLGTGGGLKAAEAMLRGSGTILVRNADFLADISLASALRSHLRSGCLVTLVVVPHRPGYTPLTVGDDGRVVAFGSKKDKGGSGRYLFTGYHLIEEEVLDRIPSGRPSDIVREVYFDLVAGGQLNAYVHDGFWWEFGEPHEYLEGSIRLVSMDPEARARLGNFDPVRTFDTATVAVGPGADLHAEHIRLRGTLAIGLGVMVGEHAVLEDSVVMPESWVGPGSSLTRCIVGPGTEIPIDFEAANAVIVAAPEGDMAVPMGAERIADLLVRRFDGASAR is encoded by the coding sequence ATGAAGGCGATGCTCCTCGCGGCGGGGATCGGCGAGAGGATGCTTCCGCTCACGCAAACGGTGCCGAAGCCGCTCATCCCCGTGCTCGGCCGGCCTCTGGCACCTCAGATCATCGCGCGCCTCGCCGCCGAGGGAATCGAGGAGGCCGTCGTCAACGTGCACCACCTTCCCGACGAGCTCCGTCATGCTCTCGGCGACGGACGCCTCCTCGGTCTGAACGCGCTCGATTTCTCGGTCGAGAGCGAGCGCCTTCTCGGGACCGGCGGAGGCCTGAAGGCGGCGGAGGCGATGCTGCGCGGGAGCGGGACGATCCTCGTCCGCAATGCGGACTTCCTGGCCGACATCTCGCTCGCGAGCGCGCTCCGCTCTCACCTTCGCTCGGGATGCCTCGTCACGCTCGTCGTCGTCCCGCATCGGCCGGGATACACCCCCCTCACCGTCGGCGACGACGGTCGCGTCGTCGCCTTCGGAAGCAAGAAGGACAAGGGCGGTTCGGGCCGCTACCTCTTCACGGGCTACCACCTCATCGAAGAGGAGGTGCTCGACAGGATCCCCAGCGGCCGGCCGTCCGACATCGTGCGCGAGGTTTACTTCGATCTCGTCGCAGGGGGACAGCTCAACGCCTACGTGCACGACGGCTTCTGGTGGGAGTTCGGTGAGCCGCACGAGTACCTCGAGGGATCGATCCGGCTCGTCTCGATGGATCCCGAAGCGCGGGCGCGCCTCGGCAACTTCGACCCTGTGCGCACCTTCGATACCGCCACGGTCGCCGTCGGGCCTGGGGCCGATCTCCACGCGGAGCACATCCGACTTCGTGGCACGCTGGCGATCGGCCTGGGGGTCATGGTGGGAGAGCACGCCGTTCTCGAAGATTCGGTCGTCATGCCCGAGAGCTGGGTGGGACCGGGCTCGTCCCTGACGCGGTGCATCGTCGGCCCGGGCACCGAGATTCCGATCGACTTCGAGGCGGCGAATGCCGTCATCGTGGCGGCGCCGGAAGGCGACATGGCCGTGCCCATGGGGGCCGAGCGCATCGCAGACCTCCTCGTTCGGCGGTTCGACGGGGCGTCCGCCCGTTGA
- a CDS encoding cobalamin-binding protein, which produces MFLITLTLIAALAATPPPAAPAPPARIVSLTPALTEILFAVGAGDRVVGVTDFCDYPPEAKTRAKVGGYVNPSVEAVLALKPDLVVVSPGPGNRDAALAMQRAGLRVEVVQAETLEESLSAIEAVARLVGNAEKGRSLVASIRERLNAVRRKVSGLPAVPTLFCVQTEPIYAAGRDTLPSELVVIAGGKNVVTEPRYPRLGLEAVVAAKPQVILQARMDVPPSGKESPEEAFWARWPQIPAVAAKRVVLLDNGVALRPGPRVADAAEQLAAILHPSGTP; this is translated from the coding sequence GTGTTTTTGATCACCCTCACCCTGATCGCCGCGCTGGCCGCAACACCTCCGCCGGCCGCACCGGCGCCTCCCGCACGGATCGTCTCGCTGACACCGGCACTCACCGAGATCCTCTTTGCCGTCGGCGCCGGCGATCGCGTCGTCGGGGTAACCGACTTCTGCGATTACCCGCCCGAAGCGAAGACCCGCGCGAAGGTCGGCGGCTACGTGAACCCGTCGGTCGAGGCGGTGCTCGCGCTCAAGCCCGACCTCGTCGTCGTCAGCCCGGGTCCGGGGAACCGCGATGCAGCGCTCGCCATGCAGCGTGCCGGTTTGCGCGTCGAAGTCGTCCAGGCCGAAACGCTCGAGGAATCGCTGAGCGCCATCGAGGCGGTCGCCCGCTTGGTGGGAAACGCCGAGAAGGGTCGCTCCCTCGTCGCCTCCATCCGGGAGCGTCTGAACGCGGTGCGACGTAAGGTCTCGGGCCTTCCGGCGGTACCGACGCTCTTCTGTGTACAAACCGAGCCGATCTATGCGGCCGGGCGCGACACTCTTCCCTCGGAGCTCGTCGTGATCGCCGGCGGGAAGAACGTCGTCACCGAGCCTCGCTACCCGCGCCTCGGGCTGGAAGCGGTCGTCGCGGCGAAGCCGCAGGTGATCCTCCAAGCGCGGATGGACGTACCGCCGTCGGGGAAGGAGAGCCCGGAGGAGGCGTTCTGGGCGCGCTGGCCGCAGATCCCGGCGGTGGCGGCGAAGCGCGTCGTCCTCCTCGACAACGGCGTCGCGCTCCGGCCCGGTCCGCGCGTTGCCGATGCCGCCGAGCAGCTCGCCGCGATCCTCCACCCCAGCGGCACACCGTGA
- a CDS encoding TonB-dependent receptor, protein MRRLESGLLFSLLLISSIFIPAFADDEKDVNEHVLVTATRLEDAGVAKSDVPAHVTVIDREAIEKSGARNLQDLISQEAGVVLIDQVGNDVQKSLDLRGFAGDEGLAVFVDGARINDPRNNVAALEQIPLNAIERVEITRGPSAALAGGGSEAGVVRVITRRGTSPSAAIAASGGTWNTWRVDGSYGDHYGKFDLFVSGAYDTTDGFRPNSGGDQKRFDANGGFDLGGGRRLGLLLTSSSLDYGNPGALTLAEFHADPTQNTFNLLDNSNVDQRQASMTFQGPVGAGFSVATTLGFRNDKAKTLTTGRAAPTFGGFFLDADADTWSLVAQASREFKSGDGSHLLAFGLEGLDGSSDDTGFSTPPADPGTYDPNAPSSSNTAKTRNAAIFAQDSWTITSRWNVMAGVRGDSSRVSYDETIAGPASGQTTFDQISPRAGVTFHPSVAVDLYASYADAFLPPTAEQLYAFPGFGSNPDLKPEDARAFELGTRSRGRIGSLEAALFWTTTKDEIIFDPTPTATDPFGRNVNAGETARRGVEVSGRGTIGRGVSAFANATYTDSSFTSGPNDGNEVPLVPKWRLAAGVDAALPRGFGLRADALYVGSQVLDNDPENAQQRLPDYTVVNVRLSWERSLGTKRGRVQVFASALNLLDETYATRGIYALDFSTFVNEVFVTPAPGRRYLAGIGWRL, encoded by the coding sequence ATGCGGCGTCTCGAATCCGGTCTCCTCTTCTCTCTTCTTCTCATCAGCTCGATCTTCATCCCCGCCTTTGCCGACGACGAGAAGGACGTCAACGAGCACGTCCTCGTCACCGCCACACGTCTGGAAGACGCCGGCGTCGCGAAGAGTGACGTGCCGGCGCACGTCACGGTCATCGATCGCGAGGCGATCGAGAAGAGCGGGGCGCGGAACCTCCAGGACCTGATCTCCCAGGAGGCCGGCGTCGTCTTGATCGACCAGGTCGGGAACGACGTGCAGAAGTCGCTCGACCTCCGCGGGTTCGCGGGAGACGAGGGGCTCGCCGTCTTCGTCGACGGTGCCCGGATCAACGACCCGCGGAACAACGTCGCGGCGCTCGAGCAGATCCCGCTCAACGCGATCGAGAGGGTCGAGATCACGCGCGGTCCGTCGGCGGCGCTGGCAGGCGGCGGGTCGGAGGCCGGAGTCGTCCGCGTGATCACACGACGCGGCACCTCGCCGAGCGCCGCGATCGCGGCGTCGGGTGGAACGTGGAACACGTGGCGCGTGGATGGAAGCTACGGCGACCACTATGGGAAGTTCGACCTGTTCGTGTCGGGCGCCTACGACACGACCGACGGCTTCCGCCCCAACTCGGGGGGCGATCAGAAGCGCTTCGACGCGAACGGCGGCTTCGATCTCGGGGGCGGACGGAGGCTCGGTTTGCTCCTGACCTCCTCCAGTCTCGATTACGGCAACCCCGGCGCGCTGACCCTCGCCGAGTTCCACGCCGACCCGACGCAGAACACCTTCAATCTGCTCGACAACTCGAACGTCGATCAGCGTCAGGCCTCCATGACGTTTCAGGGTCCCGTGGGCGCGGGGTTCTCGGTCGCGACGACGCTCGGCTTCCGAAACGACAAGGCGAAGACCCTCACGACGGGGCGGGCCGCGCCGACGTTCGGCGGGTTCTTCCTGGACGCGGACGCCGACACGTGGAGCCTCGTGGCTCAGGCCTCCCGTGAATTCAAGAGCGGCGACGGCTCGCACCTTCTGGCGTTCGGGCTCGAAGGGCTCGATGGGTCGTCGGACGACACCGGCTTCTCGACCCCGCCGGCCGATCCCGGCACGTACGACCCGAACGCCCCCTCGTCCAGCAACACCGCCAAGACGCGGAACGCGGCCATCTTCGCGCAGGACTCGTGGACGATCACGTCACGATGGAACGTCATGGCCGGGGTCCGCGGGGACTCGAGCCGCGTGAGCTACGACGAGACGATCGCTGGGCCAGCGAGCGGACAGACGACGTTCGACCAGATCTCGCCGCGCGCAGGCGTGACCTTCCACCCGTCGGTCGCGGTCGATCTCTATGCGTCGTACGCCGACGCCTTTCTCCCGCCGACGGCGGAGCAGCTTTACGCGTTTCCGGGATTCGGCAGCAATCCGGATCTGAAGCCCGAGGATGCGCGAGCCTTCGAGCTGGGCACGCGGAGCCGCGGGCGGATCGGCTCGCTCGAAGCCGCGCTCTTCTGGACGACGACGAAAGACGAGATCATCTTCGACCCAACGCCGACGGCGACGGATCCGTTCGGACGCAACGTGAACGCCGGGGAGACGGCTCGGCGCGGCGTGGAGGTATCAGGGCGCGGCACGATCGGACGCGGGGTCTCGGCGTTCGCGAATGCGACGTACACCGATTCGTCGTTCACGAGCGGCCCGAACGACGGGAACGAGGTTCCCCTCGTCCCGAAATGGCGGCTCGCCGCGGGGGTCGACGCGGCGCTGCCACGCGGGTTCGGCCTGCGCGCGGACGCGCTCTACGTCGGCTCACAGGTTCTCGACAACGATCCCGAGAACGCCCAGCAGCGGCTGCCGGACTACACGGTCGTGAACGTGCGGCTGAGCTGGGAACGTTCCTTGGGAACGAAGCGCGGCCGTGTCCAGGTCTTCGCGTCGGCGCTCAACCTGCTCGACGAGACGTACGCGACTCGCGGAATCTACGCCTTGGATTTTTCGACGTTCGTCAACGAGGTCTTCGTGACCCCTGCCCCCGGCCGGCGCTATCTTGCCGGCATCGGCTGGCGCCTGTGA
- a CDS encoding heme ABC transporter ATP-binding protein, whose amino-acid sequence MSAPALAFERIDFGYGRTPVLRGLDLAVAAGSITGVLGPNGTGKTTLVRLASAALRPSNGRIALFGDDLAALPSRERARRVAVVPQETHPVFEFSVDEIVRMGRAPHLGLLGIESASDLTIARDAMERCEIAVLAERSFRALSGGERQRVLLARALTQQARLLLLDEPTAYLDLKHRLAVYTLLSRLRDEQGLTVVVVSHDINLAARYCDRLVLLRDGAVVADGAPAEVLRPEPIRAVYEVDVEIATDPSSGRPFVIPVSRGNVHGS is encoded by the coding sequence ATGAGCGCGCCGGCGCTGGCGTTCGAGCGCATCGACTTCGGCTATGGGCGGACACCGGTCCTGCGAGGCCTCGACCTCGCGGTCGCGGCGGGGAGCATCACGGGAGTGCTCGGCCCCAACGGCACCGGCAAGACGACGCTCGTCCGCCTCGCGTCCGCGGCCCTCCGCCCCTCGAATGGTCGCATCGCCCTCTTCGGCGACGACCTCGCCGCCCTCCCCTCGCGCGAGCGCGCCCGTCGCGTCGCCGTCGTCCCTCAGGAGACGCACCCCGTCTTCGAGTTCTCGGTGGACGAGATCGTGCGCATGGGGCGCGCCCCGCACCTGGGCCTGCTCGGTATCGAGTCCGCGTCCGATCTCACGATCGCGCGCGACGCGATGGAGCGGTGCGAGATCGCCGTTCTCGCCGAGCGGTCGTTCCGCGCTCTGTCGGGCGGTGAGCGCCAGCGCGTGCTTCTCGCCCGCGCGCTGACGCAGCAAGCGCGCCTTCTCTTGCTCGATGAGCCGACGGCGTACCTCGACCTCAAGCACCGCCTCGCCGTTTACACCCTGCTGTCTCGCCTTCGCGATGAACAGGGCCTGACCGTCGTGGTCGTCAGCCACGACATCAACCTCGCGGCTCGCTACTGCGACCGGCTGGTCCTGCTCCGCGACGGCGCCGTCGTCGCCGACGGTGCGCCGGCCGAGGTGCTCCGCCCCGAGCCGATCCGGGCGGTTTACGAGGTCGACGTCGAGATCGCGACCGATCCGTCGTCGGGACGGCCGTTCGTGATTCCGGTCTCCCGTGGTAACGTCCACGGTTCGTAA
- a CDS encoding metallopeptidase TldD-related protein: protein MSVSTWGNGVRALAARSGGGSVFFEQRTDVVLTAGRDRPRAVSIMPSRGAALGDALSSIHVTDPLLDAFSEPIRAEAAAVEEAQRQEGLFEAAIAGHEDLDWTLRVVAFHQNIWVSDPDGNLSSDTRRGCRAELKLGLGSRSHTVDWVASPEGKLASAIERLIAGPRRRLSPGTTCAVFDAGIAGLIAHELVGHALEGDVLQRRRTWIQGGLPKTCRPFRVEDDPRRGRAAWKTDDEGVSSRSVLLTDDDRVAGYLLDRTSAAARSAASTGHGRRSSFRDPVRPRMGCTFVHAGDDDPAAILSETSGGVFVRRMIAGHTDAVRGVASFIVTDADLIEAGRCTTPLEPFVMEVRGRDVWSSLDRIGTDLVFDACVGSCVRDGQPLAVSVGAPTIRLGVITVNC, encoded by the coding sequence GTGAGCGTTTCTACGTGGGGAAATGGGGTCCGCGCGCTCGCCGCTCGCAGCGGCGGTGGTTCCGTCTTCTTCGAGCAGCGCACCGACGTCGTTCTGACCGCCGGACGGGACCGTCCACGCGCCGTCTCGATCATGCCGTCCCGCGGAGCGGCACTCGGCGATGCGCTGAGCTCGATCCACGTCACGGATCCTCTGCTCGACGCTTTCAGCGAGCCGATCCGGGCAGAAGCCGCCGCTGTCGAGGAAGCGCAGCGGCAAGAAGGCCTCTTCGAAGCCGCGATCGCCGGACACGAGGACCTCGACTGGACGCTGAGGGTTGTTGCGTTCCACCAAAACATTTGGGTGAGCGACCCCGACGGCAATTTGTCCTCCGACACGCGTCGGGGTTGTCGCGCCGAGCTGAAGCTCGGACTCGGATCGCGCTCCCACACGGTGGATTGGGTCGCCTCACCGGAGGGAAAGCTTGCATCCGCGATCGAGCGTCTGATCGCCGGACCGAGGCGACGGCTTTCCCCCGGTACCACCTGCGCCGTCTTCGATGCGGGGATCGCCGGACTCATCGCCCATGAATTGGTTGGCCATGCTCTCGAAGGGGATGTACTCCAGCGGCGTCGGACGTGGATCCAAGGCGGTCTACCCAAAACCTGCCGCCCGTTCCGGGTCGAGGACGATCCCCGGCGCGGGCGCGCCGCATGGAAGACCGACGACGAGGGCGTCTCCAGCCGGTCGGTCCTGCTGACCGACGACGATCGTGTCGCCGGGTACCTGCTCGACCGGACGTCCGCAGCGGCCCGGTCGGCGGCGTCGACCGGTCATGGGCGCCGGTCGAGCTTCCGCGATCCGGTGCGCCCGAGGATGGGTTGCACGTTCGTCCATGCCGGCGACGACGACCCGGCGGCGATCCTCTCCGAGACATCCGGCGGCGTGTTCGTTCGACGCATGATCGCGGGCCACACCGATGCGGTCCGAGGCGTGGCCTCGTTCATCGTCACCGACGCCGACCTCATCGAAGCGGGGCGATGCACGACCCCGCTCGAACCGTTCGTGATGGAAGTGCGCGGGCGCGACGTGTGGTCGTCGCTTGATCGAATCGGGACCGATCTCGTCTTCGATGCATGCGTGGGATCGTGCGTACGCGATGGCCAACCCCTGGCCGTAAGCGTCGGCGCGCCGACAATTCGATTAGGGGTGATCACGGTCAATTGTTAG
- a CDS encoding phosphotransferase: MTALRPDLGSAIEALHPGARWSTLPGDASTRRFHRLFLESGGTRIVMDYGAPFTGETDDVKLARIFERAELPVARVLDVLPDAGAIVLEDLGDVTLEEALGRADEGRARSRRELYGSAVGLAARIATRGTDALGRSDRAGGPALDQERFLFEMRYFLEHYVGGLLRRHDACAALEEPLFALAVTVAKHPRVMCHRDYHSRNLMVTHHGSLAMVDIQDARWGPDTYDLASLLRDAYVDFSEEEVREHLEAYRVHLDAAADGEAFRRRFHEAGAQRMIKALGTFGYQISRLGRERYRSAIPRTVERLRRLLPGDRSTAPLGALLEEVKALAG, encoded by the coding sequence TTGACCGCACTGCGGCCCGATCTCGGATCGGCCATCGAGGCGCTCCACCCGGGCGCACGCTGGTCGACGCTGCCGGGAGACGCATCGACCCGCCGCTTTCATCGCCTCTTCCTCGAATCCGGCGGCACGCGCATCGTGATGGACTATGGGGCGCCGTTCACCGGCGAAACCGATGACGTCAAGCTCGCGAGGATCTTCGAGCGCGCGGAGCTCCCCGTGGCGCGCGTCCTCGACGTGCTACCGGATGCCGGCGCGATCGTCCTCGAGGATCTCGGCGACGTGACGCTGGAAGAGGCGCTCGGTCGCGCCGATGAAGGGCGGGCGCGGTCGCGCCGCGAGCTCTACGGCTCGGCGGTCGGCCTCGCGGCGCGGATCGCGACGCGGGGAACGGACGCGCTCGGGCGCTCGGACCGGGCCGGCGGACCGGCACTCGACCAGGAGCGCTTCCTCTTCGAGATGCGGTATTTCCTCGAACACTACGTCGGCGGGCTCCTGCGCCGCCACGATGCCTGCGCCGCACTCGAAGAGCCTCTCTTCGCGCTCGCGGTGACGGTGGCGAAGCATCCACGCGTGATGTGCCATCGCGACTACCACAGCCGGAATCTGATGGTCACGCATCACGGCTCGCTGGCGATGGTCGACATCCAGGACGCCCGATGGGGTCCCGACACGTACGACCTCGCTTCGCTTCTACGCGACGCCTACGTCGACTTCAGCGAGGAGGAAGTGCGCGAGCACCTCGAGGCGTACCGCGTTCACCTCGACGCGGCCGCGGATGGCGAGGCGTTCCGCCGCCGCTTCCACGAGGCCGGCGCGCAAAGGATGATCAAGGCGCTCGGCACCTTCGGCTATCAGATCTCGCGGCTCGGGCGCGAGCGCTACCGGAGCGCAATCCCACGCACCGTTGAGCGCTTGCGCCGGCTCCTCCCGGGCGACCGTTCGACAGCACCGCTCGGCGCTCTTCTCGAAGAAGTGAAGGCTCTAGCCGGATAG
- a CDS encoding TonB family protein: MAHRTILLIDYEPRSIERFRQPLTDAGYGVEVATDGVSGIEAFHRLSPDMVLVEAMIPKRHGFEVCQELKRTPHGKRTPVLITTGVYKGRKYRTQALHIYGCDEYIEKPIAPEQLLAVVGKFFSGSASAGSGGGESREAAGVTASEPAATAKAITVEPAPARPVPMKSSTTPSVIKDFTEEEIMARLDAILPGNELVPSPPAEIPPPIEVAPAPIAEMPVVEPMAHEIDDPFAQMQKELTAELGSMSGSLALEAAPVFDPMPQTFPSDQEAAPSLLESLPVQEEVAAPAPPETAPAAETPGQLVNFEAGRSRRKKKGKAQASPAPQPPPAPARVTPIAETARPQAPLPPVATMTLPQGTLAEAELAGKPARRGVPVWIWALLVLAGLAAAGYFVFMKPSVSSAESSTSETVPAPHRAPEPAAQAPTPAPQPPSVVLNAIQPLPQRPAPLATASTPSATKPAAKTEQAELPKATPPHQFPATKPSPSSQQKAAEPVPIAAPAGADEGVPSVEPVDLPAAAAAAPSVVPGTTVDSAEAETSPVSLSRKLPVYSMQARQLRIQGTVVMKVLVNEQGTVDDVTLVQGVPGADLNEAAVRAARSWTYRPATKAGVPVKVWKIEQVTFKM, from the coding sequence ATGGCGCACCGCACGATTCTCTTGATCGACTACGAACCGCGAAGCATCGAGCGGTTCCGCCAACCGCTGACCGATGCGGGGTACGGCGTCGAGGTCGCCACCGATGGCGTGAGCGGCATCGAGGCGTTCCATCGCCTCAGCCCTGACATGGTCCTGGTCGAGGCGATGATCCCGAAGCGGCACGGCTTCGAGGTGTGCCAGGAGCTGAAACGAACCCCTCACGGGAAGCGCACCCCGGTCCTCATCACGACGGGGGTCTACAAGGGACGGAAGTACCGGACGCAGGCGCTGCACATCTACGGCTGCGACGAGTACATCGAGAAACCGATCGCTCCGGAGCAGCTCCTCGCGGTCGTCGGCAAGTTCTTCTCGGGATCGGCGAGCGCCGGGAGCGGCGGCGGTGAGAGTCGCGAAGCGGCCGGCGTCACCGCGAGCGAGCCTGCCGCTACGGCGAAGGCGATCACGGTCGAGCCGGCGCCCGCGCGGCCCGTGCCGATGAAATCGTCGACGACGCCTTCGGTCATCAAGGACTTCACCGAAGAAGAGATCATGGCTCGCCTCGACGCGATTCTTCCCGGCAACGAGCTTGTGCCGTCGCCACCGGCCGAGATCCCTCCGCCGATCGAGGTCGCGCCGGCGCCGATCGCCGAGATGCCCGTTGTCGAGCCGATGGCACACGAGATCGACGATCCGTTCGCGCAGATGCAGAAGGAGCTCACCGCCGAGCTGGGGTCGATGTCCGGCTCGCTGGCACTCGAGGCGGCGCCGGTCTTCGATCCCATGCCGCAGACCTTCCCGTCCGACCAGGAGGCGGCTCCGTCGCTGCTGGAGTCGCTTCCCGTTCAAGAAGAGGTCGCGGCGCCCGCGCCTCCCGAGACGGCACCCGCCGCCGAGACGCCGGGTCAGCTCGTCAACTTCGAGGCCGGGCGATCGCGCCGCAAGAAGAAGGGCAAGGCGCAGGCGTCCCCGGCTCCGCAGCCGCCTCCCGCGCCTGCCCGCGTGACCCCGATCGCCGAGACCGCTCGCCCGCAGGCTCCCTTGCCGCCCGTGGCCACGATGACCTTGCCGCAAGGCACCCTCGCGGAAGCCGAGCTTGCCGGGAAGCCGGCGCGCCGCGGCGTTCCCGTGTGGATCTGGGCGCTGCTGGTCCTCGCGGGGCTCGCCGCCGCGGGCTATTTCGTCTTCATGAAGCCGAGCGTGTCGAGCGCCGAGTCGTCGACGAGTGAGACCGTTCCCGCGCCTCACCGTGCGCCGGAGCCGGCAGCGCAGGCACCCACGCCGGCACCTCAACCGCCATCGGTCGTCCTGAATGCGATCCAGCCGCTCCCCCAGCGCCCGGCACCGCTGGCGACCGCCTCGACACCCTCGGCGACGAAGCCCGCGGCCAAGACGGAGCAGGCGGAGCTCCCGAAGGCGACTCCGCCGCACCAATTCCCCGCCACAAAGCCCTCGCCGTCGAGCCAGCAGAAGGCCGCCGAGCCGGTTCCGATCGCGGCGCCGGCGGGCGCGGACGAAGGCGTCCCGAGCGTCGAGCCGGTCGACCTGCCAGCGGCCGCAGCTGCGGCTCCGAGTGTCGTCCCCGGAACGACGGTCGACAGCGCCGAGGCGGAGACGTCGCCCGTATCGCTTTCCCGCAAGCTCCCGGTCTACTCGATGCAGGCGCGGCAGCTTCGCATCCAGGGCACGGTCGTCATGAAGGTGCTCGTGAACGAGCAAGGAACGGTCGACGACGTGACCCTCGTCCAGGGTGTTCCGGGAGCCGATCTCAACGAAGCGGCTGTTCGCGCGGCGCGCTCCTGGACGTACCGGCCGGCGACGAAGGCCGGCGTCCCGGTCAAGGTCTGGAAGATCGAGCAGGTCACGTTCAAGATGTGA
- a CDS encoding class IV adenylate cyclase, with amino-acid sequence MGKSSRENEIKLAFPSAGLAREALERAGARLSIPRRFEDNVVYDRDGGALARSGRVLRVRRDGNRIVLTLKTPVEGTHVHKLKNEFETEVGDQGMLMRILAELGFAPAYRYQKYRTSFALDEVDAELDETPIGTFVELEGGPEAVDRAAASLGASPGDYIVSTYRELHEHDALLRGVPVGDLLMTEEA; translated from the coding sequence ATGGGGAAGTCCAGCAGAGAGAACGAGATCAAGCTGGCGTTCCCTTCGGCAGGCCTCGCGCGGGAAGCACTCGAAAGAGCGGGCGCCCGTCTCTCCATCCCGCGCCGGTTCGAGGACAACGTCGTCTACGATCGCGACGGCGGCGCGCTCGCGCGGAGCGGTCGCGTCCTTCGCGTGCGCCGCGACGGGAACCGCATCGTGCTGACCCTGAAGACGCCGGTCGAGGGGACGCACGTGCACAAGCTCAAGAACGAGTTCGAGACCGAGGTCGGCGATCAAGGAATGCTGATGCGCATCTTGGCCGAGCTCGGTTTCGCGCCTGCGTACCGGTACCAGAAGTACCGGACGTCGTTCGCGCTCGACGAGGTCGATGCCGAGCTCGACGAGACGCCGATCGGCACCTTCGTCGAGCTCGAGGGTGGCCCGGAGGCGGTCGATCGCGCCGCAGCCTCGCTCGGTGCCTCGCCGGGTGACTACATCGTGTCTACGTATCGCGAGCTGCACGAGCACGACGCTTTGCTTCGGGGTGTCCCCGTGGGTGACCTCTTGATGACGGAGGAAGCATGA
- a CDS encoding iron ABC transporter permease — protein MSGSRSRLAGLAVVTAVAAAALVLAVSVGPSRVGLSDLLSGDPSSRLILFDVRLARVLLAACVGAALSVAGCAYQAVLRNPLADPYILGVSGGAALGAVIFIAAAPPAALTFSAGRPVAAFVGALTTLIILFGLARFRGRTETTALLLTGVVLNAFDSAIIQFFVSAGDPARFQGTLSYLMGAMVSPPWSSLVTVAALCTIGVAALGAHAHTLNLLALGDEEASQLGVGVERATWTVVIAASLITAAAVAFTGIIGFVGLIVPHAMRRIFGADHRVLIPVSAVGGAAILMLADAVARTLLAPTELPVGVVTAIVGGPFFLVLLMRRLREA, from the coding sequence GTGAGCGGTTCGCGGTCGCGCCTTGCCGGCCTGGCGGTCGTCACCGCGGTGGCCGCGGCGGCGCTCGTCCTCGCGGTCAGCGTCGGGCCGAGCCGCGTTGGACTCTCCGATCTCTTGAGCGGTGACCCCTCGAGCCGCCTGATCCTCTTCGACGTGCGACTGGCGAGAGTGCTCCTCGCCGCGTGTGTTGGTGCGGCGCTCTCGGTCGCCGGGTGCGCTTATCAAGCGGTCCTGCGGAACCCGCTGGCCGATCCCTACATCCTCGGCGTCTCGGGAGGCGCGGCTCTCGGCGCCGTCATCTTCATCGCGGCGGCGCCGCCAGCGGCCCTCACGTTCTCCGCGGGCCGTCCCGTCGCAGCCTTTGTCGGCGCGCTGACGACCCTGATCATCCTCTTCGGCCTCGCGCGTTTTCGCGGCAGGACCGAGACGACCGCCCTTCTCCTGACCGGGGTCGTCCTCAACGCCTTCGACTCCGCGATCATCCAGTTCTTCGTGAGCGCCGGCGACCCGGCGCGGTTCCAGGGAACGCTCTCCTACCTGATGGGGGCGATGGTGTCGCCGCCCTGGTCGTCGCTCGTCACCGTCGCGGCGCTCTGCACGATCGGCGTCGCGGCCCTCGGCGCCCATGCCCACACGTTGAACCTGCTCGCGCTCGGTGACGAAGAGGCCAGCCAGCTCGGCGTCGGGGTCGAGCGGGCGACCTGGACGGTCGTGATCGCGGCATCTCTGATCACCGCCGCTGCGGTCGCCTTCACCGGGATCATCGGTTTCGTCGGCCTCATCGTTCCCCACGCGATGCGCCGGATCTTCGGCGCCGACCACCGCGTCCTGATTCCGGTCTCGGCGGTCGGCGGCGCCGCGATCCTCATGCTGGCCGACGCCGTGGCCCGTACGCTGCTCGCTCCCACGGAGCTGCCGGTCGGCGTCGTCACCGCGATCGTCGGCGGACCGTTCTTCCTCGTTCTCTTGATGCGGCGCTTGAGGGAAGCATGA